A single Bacillus sp. OxB-1 DNA region contains:
- the gcvT gene encoding glycine cleavage system aminomethyltransferase GcvT, which translates to MAEGLKRTALFDSYKEYGGKTIDFGGWELPVQFSGIKAEHEAVRTKAGLFDVSHMGEVVVSGDGALSYLQKLVTNDVSKLKTGQAQYTVMCYDDGGTIDDLLIYKRDENDYFLVVNASNIEKDVDWLKQHATDDVTVDDQSASFALLALQGPAAQTVLQRLTDEPLEEIKFFRFKDNVDVDGHSVMISRTGYTGEDGFEIYGSPDAIVALWPAILEAGAEEGIVPAGLGARDTLRFEAGLPLYGQELSKDISPLEAGLGFVVKTNKEADFIGKSALVQQKEHGAPRKLIGIEMIDKGIPRTGYKVFLDDEEIGEVTTGTQSPTLKKNIGFALLKSEHTAEGTEVFVEIRNKRLKAVIIATPFYKR; encoded by the coding sequence GTGGCAGAAGGATTAAAACGGACTGCTCTTTTTGACAGCTATAAAGAGTACGGCGGCAAGACAATTGATTTTGGCGGATGGGAGCTGCCTGTCCAATTTTCGGGCATCAAAGCGGAACATGAGGCTGTTCGGACGAAAGCCGGGCTTTTCGATGTTTCCCATATGGGGGAAGTCGTCGTAAGCGGGGACGGGGCTCTGTCTTATTTACAGAAACTTGTGACGAATGATGTTTCCAAGTTGAAAACAGGCCAAGCGCAATACACTGTAATGTGTTACGACGATGGCGGTACGATTGACGATCTTCTCATTTACAAGCGTGACGAAAATGATTACTTCCTCGTCGTGAATGCGTCTAACATTGAAAAAGACGTGGATTGGCTGAAGCAGCATGCGACCGATGATGTGACGGTCGATGACCAGTCCGCTTCCTTTGCCTTATTGGCGCTGCAAGGGCCCGCTGCTCAAACGGTGCTTCAAAGGTTGACGGATGAACCGTTGGAAGAGATCAAATTCTTCCGGTTCAAAGACAATGTTGACGTAGACGGGCATTCGGTCATGATTTCGCGGACCGGATATACGGGAGAGGATGGATTTGAAATCTATGGTTCCCCTGATGCGATCGTAGCCCTGTGGCCGGCAATCCTGGAAGCTGGAGCGGAAGAAGGGATCGTTCCAGCTGGTTTGGGAGCAAGGGACACCTTGCGTTTTGAAGCCGGCTTGCCATTATATGGGCAGGAGCTGTCAAAAGACATCTCCCCATTGGAAGCGGGGCTCGGCTTTGTCGTCAAAACGAATAAGGAGGCAGACTTCATTGGGAAATCTGCACTCGTCCAACAAAAAGAACACGGTGCACCACGGAAACTGATCGGAATAGAAATGATCGATAAAGGAATCCCGCGCACGGGGTATAAAGTGTTTTTGGACGATGAAGAGATCGGTGAAGTGACAACGGGTACCCAATCGCCGACATTGAAAAAGAATATCGGCTTCGCTTTATTGAAAAGCGAACACACTGCCGAAGGGACTGAAGTGTTTGTCGAAATTCGGAATAAGCGCCTCAAAGCAGTCATTATTGCAACACCGTTTTACAAACGATAA
- a CDS encoding shikimate kinase has translation MKKVYLIGYMGSGKSAIGRRLSYVVKMPFYDMDQEIVKKMGMSIAEIFETYGEERFREMETEFLQTFRDESCIIATGGGVPVRKVNRDIMRSTGLVFFLNAPFQNIWQRIAKPKKRPIVQRSTRAGLESLYEERKPAYLAAAHFKVETKNRTLREITDYIAFQIYRLKWEAKPKETAGKK, from the coding sequence ATGAAGAAAGTTTATTTAATCGGCTACATGGGAAGTGGTAAAAGTGCAATCGGTCGACGGTTAAGCTATGTCGTCAAAATGCCGTTTTATGATATGGATCAAGAAATCGTGAAAAAAATGGGGATGTCCATCGCTGAAATTTTCGAGACGTATGGAGAGGAGCGTTTCCGTGAGATGGAAACCGAATTTCTTCAAACATTCCGGGATGAAAGTTGCATCATTGCGACAGGAGGAGGCGTGCCGGTTCGAAAAGTGAACCGGGATATCATGCGAAGCACAGGACTGGTCTTTTTCTTGAATGCCCCATTCCAAAACATATGGCAACGCATAGCCAAACCGAAAAAGCGGCCGATTGTGCAGCGGTCCACCCGCGCCGGTCTGGAAAGCCTGTATGAAGAACGGAAGCCGGCTTATTTGGCTGCGGCCCATTTCAAAGTGGAAACAAAGAATCGGACATTGCGGGAAATTACGGATTATATCGCCTTTCAAATTTACCGATTAAAATGGGAGGCCAAGCCAAAGGAAACCGCCGGGAAAAAATGA
- the comGF gene encoding competence type IV pilus minor pilin ComGF, with protein MRRLRNGMDEQGYTFLESIFHLLITIAFLQLFLLFFVWKAPIERQFSDHSATEWELFAIDLQRLLTNVSTLEIADANKLSLRIDRSTYHVSQSGNVIRWQKAGEGHVPILTNVRSVNFTVDGSMITAHVTMLDGLVRERGFAVGLYPE; from the coding sequence ATGCGCCGGTTGAGGAACGGGATGGATGAGCAAGGGTACACCTTCCTGGAAAGCATCTTTCACTTGCTGATCACAATTGCATTCCTTCAGCTTTTCTTACTGTTTTTTGTGTGGAAAGCTCCCATTGAACGGCAGTTCTCCGATCATTCAGCAACGGAATGGGAACTGTTTGCGATTGATCTGCAACGGTTGTTGACAAATGTCAGTACCCTTGAAATCGCGGATGCAAACAAGCTCAGTTTACGGATTGACCGGTCCACCTATCATGTCAGCCAATCGGGAAATGTCATCCGTTGGCAAAAAGCCGGGGAAGGGCATGTGCCCATCCTCACCAACGTACGTTCAGTGAATTTTACAGTTGACGGGTCAATGATCACAGCTCACGTGACGATGCTGGATGGACTCGTCAGAGAAAGGGGGTTTGCCGTTGGGCTTTATCCGGAATGA
- a CDS encoding type II secretion system protein codes for MLEKHRGHNEHGFTFLEMLLVLSVMAILTIIILPIGDKWIKEKTEREAMQAFIAAIYDMQAYSIAHNAYTRMAIRNGGRDYITYVSSEEIARGSFPEGMYYASSVGYRVEFQGDGNIVNSGTATLVGKSGDFEIRFQFLRGRVVVYE; via the coding sequence ATGCTGGAGAAGCATCGGGGACATAATGAGCATGGGTTCACCTTTCTTGAGATGCTGTTGGTCCTATCCGTCATGGCCATTTTGACAATAATCATCTTGCCGATTGGAGACAAGTGGATCAAGGAGAAGACTGAAAGGGAAGCGATGCAGGCTTTCATTGCAGCCATTTATGACATGCAGGCTTATTCGATTGCGCATAATGCTTATACAAGGATGGCGATCCGGAATGGGGGAAGGGATTATATCACATACGTTTCTTCAGAGGAAATCGCGAGAGGCTCATTTCCGGAAGGGATGTATTACGCCAGCAGTGTCGGTTACAGGGTCGAGTTCCAAGGAGACGGAAATATCGTAAATTCCGGCACTGCCACATTGGTTGGAAAAAGCGGGGATTTTGAAATCCGGTTTCAATTTTTGCGGGGGAGGGTGGTCGTATATGAATGA
- the comGC gene encoding competence type IV pilus major pilin ComGC, with protein sequence MMIVLLIISILILVAIPNVTKHSKSIDEKGCQAYVRMVQGQVEAYKMEKKQIPSSIGELSDADYLPEGASCPDGRELFIDGDGKVEVTGHAGEASGT encoded by the coding sequence ATGATGATCGTGTTGTTAATTATTTCTATATTAATTTTAGTTGCCATCCCGAACGTGACGAAACATTCGAAGTCCATCGACGAAAAGGGCTGCCAAGCTTATGTGCGGATGGTGCAAGGGCAGGTGGAGGCCTATAAGATGGAGAAGAAGCAGATTCCGAGTTCGATAGGGGAATTATCGGATGCTGATTATCTGCCGGAAGGAGCAAGCTGCCCGGATGGCAGGGAATTGTTCATAGACGGTGACGGGAAAGTGGAAGTGACAGGCCATGCTGGAGAAGCATCGGGGACATAA
- a CDS encoding DUF3006 family protein, translated as MREKVKYTLDRIEEGQYVFLEHPDEENQLIIPFNEINAEISEGDIVLISQLDAGYEIELIIGETEITRDKVNSLLEKLKNKNK; from the coding sequence ATGAGGGAAAAAGTAAAATACACACTTGACCGTATTGAAGAAGGGCAGTATGTGTTTCTAGAACATCCCGACGAAGAAAATCAGCTTATTATTCCATTCAATGAAATCAATGCTGAAATTTCAGAGGGTGACATCGTGTTGATTAGCCAATTGGATGCGGGATATGAAATCGAACTTATAATAGGTGAGACTGAAATCACACGCGACAAAGTAAACAGTTTGCTCGAAAAATTGAAGAATAAAAACAAATGA
- a CDS encoding MBL fold metallo-hydrolase: protein MKKFISLVMTVVLLIGLLPATAGAAPKELKVHFIDVGQGDAILVQAPGGKNMLVDGGPKSAGDKVVKFLKAKGVKRLDYVVATHPDADHIGGLEAVLNAFPVTNFVDSGYPHTTQTYYNMLSLIDKKNIKFTVAKELDKLALDPQMVVRVLYADENAKDSNDASIVLKLTYNKVSFLLMADANTAIEDKIRAKYDVTATVLKNGHHGSNTSSSAAFISSVKPSVGILSYGKNNSYGHPHAAIEARLKNVGATTYKTAVHCDITVTTNGVKHSVSTGCGSKATAPAKPAPKPATKPAPKPAAKPAPTQTNFKNCTELRKVYPKGVSSGHPAYQSKMDRDKDGWACER from the coding sequence ATGAAAAAGTTTATATCATTGGTAATGACTGTTGTCTTGTTGATCGGTTTATTACCGGCAACAGCTGGCGCAGCACCCAAAGAATTGAAAGTACACTTTATCGATGTTGGCCAAGGGGATGCCATCTTGGTCCAAGCACCTGGCGGTAAAAACATGCTAGTGGATGGCGGGCCTAAATCGGCCGGCGATAAGGTGGTCAAGTTTCTAAAGGCAAAAGGCGTCAAGCGGCTTGATTATGTGGTAGCGACACATCCAGACGCTGATCATATCGGTGGGCTAGAGGCAGTGCTGAACGCTTTCCCGGTAACTAATTTCGTAGACTCCGGCTATCCGCATACCACACAAACCTACTATAATATGTTATCGCTAATCGACAAAAAGAACATCAAATTCACAGTTGCAAAAGAATTGGACAAGCTCGCGCTGGATCCGCAGATGGTCGTCCGGGTTCTGTATGCCGATGAAAATGCGAAAGATAGCAATGACGCATCAATCGTATTAAAGCTTACTTACAACAAAGTATCATTCTTGCTGATGGCTGATGCCAACACGGCAATCGAAGACAAAATCCGAGCTAAATACGATGTAACTGCTACTGTCCTTAAAAACGGACATCACGGCTCCAATACGAGCAGCTCCGCAGCATTTATCAGTAGCGTCAAGCCGAGCGTCGGGATTCTGTCGTATGGAAAAAACAACAGCTATGGACATCCGCATGCGGCAATTGAGGCTCGTCTGAAGAATGTTGGTGCGACAACGTACAAAACAGCGGTACATTGTGACATCACAGTAACCACAAATGGTGTAAAGCATTCTGTATCCACTGGTTGTGGCAGCAAAGCAACGGCACCAGCAAAGCCTGCTCCGAAACCAGCAACTAAGCCGGCACCAAAACCGGCTGCTAAACCTGCGCCAACACAAACTAACTTCAAAAATTGCACCGAGCTGAGAAAGGTGTATCCTAAAGGGGTTTCATCCGGCCATCCGGCATATCAGTCGAAAATGGACCGAGACAAAGACGGATGGGCGTGTGAGCGATGA
- a CDS encoding YolD-like family protein, translating into MMNNNRDRGTIKWTAMMLTEHVEKLREWYDEDNFVPRPELDEWDFQAIQEELELAFKRQCESKVKVWKAGGIDLYMGKICELDTRLGCISIEGPFGHDKISVHDIVSVQCVD; encoded by the coding sequence ATGATGAACAATAACCGCGATCGAGGCACCATCAAATGGACGGCTATGATGCTGACAGAGCATGTCGAGAAGTTAAGGGAGTGGTACGATGAGGATAACTTTGTACCGCGCCCCGAACTAGATGAATGGGATTTCCAAGCTATCCAAGAAGAACTGGAATTGGCCTTTAAGCGTCAATGCGAGTCCAAAGTAAAAGTGTGGAAGGCCGGCGGTATCGATTTATATATGGGCAAAATTTGCGAACTCGATACTCGACTTGGTTGCATATCAATCGAGGGGCCGTTTGGTCATGATAAGATATCAGTGCATGATATAGTGTCTGTCCAGTGTGTAGATTGA
- a CDS encoding peptidoglycan DD-metalloendopeptidase family protein, with the protein MFIRPCEGRITSYFSSARLDPVNKKTIRPHYGVDYGNSPSNNNIVAAAAGKVRIASRSNSGYGNYVIITHANGWETVYAHLASIAVRPGQTVGQGQKIGVKGTTGNSTGVHLHFEVHAGRWDANYSKVRNPLHYLIDPEVKRLQQLLVNAGQKIAIDGKFGPATEAAVKDFQKSSGLVVDGSAGPATIAALEKKKEVAAVSTLNHTPSPSHKTGWEWAEKQGYMNGKWPKEPLTREQFASVLMKVVADMNKR; encoded by the coding sequence ATGTTCATTCGTCCGTGCGAGGGTCGCATTACCTCCTATTTTTCATCCGCTAGGCTCGATCCGGTAAACAAGAAAACGATACGTCCACATTATGGTGTAGATTACGGCAATTCTCCATCCAACAATAATATTGTAGCAGCAGCGGCGGGCAAGGTTCGCATTGCGAGCCGTAGCAATAGCGGGTATGGCAATTATGTCATTATCACTCATGCCAATGGCTGGGAAACAGTGTATGCTCATTTGGCATCTATAGCCGTTAGACCAGGGCAGACCGTGGGGCAAGGCCAAAAGATTGGAGTTAAGGGTACAACCGGTAACTCCACTGGGGTTCATCTTCATTTCGAAGTCCATGCAGGCCGGTGGGATGCCAATTACTCAAAGGTTAGAAACCCCTTGCATTATTTAATAGATCCAGAAGTAAAGCGCCTGCAACAGCTGCTCGTCAATGCTGGCCAAAAGATCGCTATCGATGGCAAGTTTGGTCCTGCAACCGAAGCGGCAGTCAAAGATTTCCAAAAATCGTCAGGGTTAGTTGTAGACGGATCGGCCGGACCGGCGACGATAGCAGCACTCGAAAAGAAAAAGGAGGTAGCAGCAGTGAGCACATTAAATCACACGCCTAGCCCGTCGCATAAGACTGGTTGGGAATGGGCGGAAAAGCAAGGATATATGAATGGCAAATGGCCAAAGGAGCCTTTGACGCGGGAACAGTTTGCGAGCGTGCTAATGAAAGTTGTTGCCGATATGAATAAGAGATGA
- a CDS encoding phage tail protein has protein sequence MVQYGTIITNIGLAKITNAQITQDTVDLLHIALGDGNGAYYVPSQSQTTLKKEVWRGVIADMSVSESNPNRISVSAYISSTVGGFTIREIGLFDTENNLIALSLYPEQYKPQLSEGVSEDVLLHFEIETSNASVVNLAVDPTIIIASRKYVDDKVASAMGNTSQKVDTLQTSLTAHLADYTQFKSNVQDLIMIKSDIVILSANWIDDRAISGFWIYDLANTDIDASTVVDVNIHLSSLENASDLKSATESFAGYVRLYADEKPTTNITADLKLIRESGVV, from the coding sequence ATGGTACAGTACGGAACGATAATTACGAACATCGGCCTAGCCAAGATTACAAATGCTCAAATCACCCAAGATACTGTTGACCTTTTGCACATTGCCCTGGGGGATGGAAACGGAGCTTATTACGTGCCGTCTCAAAGTCAAACCACTTTAAAGAAGGAGGTTTGGCGTGGAGTAATTGCTGATATGTCAGTCAGCGAAAGTAATCCCAATCGCATCTCGGTAAGTGCCTATATCTCCAGTACTGTGGGCGGTTTCACAATAAGGGAGATTGGTCTGTTTGATACAGAAAACAATCTAATAGCTCTATCTCTTTATCCGGAGCAGTACAAGCCCCAACTTTCTGAAGGTGTGTCGGAAGACGTTCTACTTCATTTTGAAATCGAAACGTCAAATGCAAGCGTGGTAAATCTCGCGGTTGATCCGACTATTATTATTGCAAGCAGAAAGTATGTCGATGACAAAGTCGCAAGTGCTATGGGGAATACCTCTCAAAAAGTGGACACTTTACAGACATCGCTTACTGCACATTTGGCGGATTACACGCAATTCAAATCAAATGTACAAGATTTGATAATGATAAAAAGCGACATAGTAATTTTATCTGCGAACTGGATAGATGATAGAGCTATTAGCGGTTTCTGGATTTATGATCTAGCTAATACAGACATTGATGCGAGTACAGTCGTGGATGTAAACATTCATTTATCCTCATTAGAAAACGCAAGCGATTTAAAATCAGCAACAGAAAGTTTCGCTGGATATGTACGTTTATATGCTGATGAAAAGCCAACAACTAATATTACAGCAGACTTGAAGCTGATTAGAGAGTCAGGTGTTGTGTAA
- a CDS encoding putative phage tail protein, which translates to MSNRVMRNLPPIYHELIEAKALTESVSNELEMIEIAKKRVENEQFIETSSERYIRIREQGYDIRADSSTETLDFRRRRLIARQSSRMPITQRRVHEILRTLVSDGFEEHLDVEKCETLFVFDATEQSISREIDYTLDRLIPLNMKLSIARRVKTKVYVPAYMNVGTEITIHPMQIDDIRDQVNLNVAAYAQITREVTINPI; encoded by the coding sequence GTGAGTAATCGTGTAATGCGAAATCTCCCTCCTATCTATCATGAATTGATTGAAGCGAAAGCCTTAACCGAAAGCGTATCGAATGAACTAGAAATGATTGAGATAGCAAAAAAACGGGTTGAAAATGAGCAATTCATTGAGACTTCAAGCGAAAGGTATATTCGGATTCGCGAGCAAGGATATGACATTCGCGCGGATTCATCAACTGAAACGTTAGACTTTAGACGAAGGCGACTTATCGCAAGGCAATCCTCAAGAATGCCAATCACTCAACGTAGGGTGCATGAGATCTTGAGGACCTTGGTGAGTGATGGATTTGAAGAGCATCTTGATGTAGAAAAGTGTGAAACGCTTTTTGTATTTGATGCAACCGAACAGTCAATTAGTCGAGAAATTGACTACACACTAGATCGTTTAATTCCACTTAACATGAAATTGTCAATTGCACGACGTGTGAAAACAAAAGTTTATGTCCCGGCATACATGAACGTAGGAACTGAAATCACGATTCACCCAATGCAAATTGATGATATCCGAGATCAAGTTAACTTGAATGTTGCTGCATATGCACAAATTACTCGGGAAGTAACGATCAATCCTATATAG
- a CDS encoding baseplate J/gp47 family protein, whose protein sequence is MFEHQTFETITDRMIAFVEEWKREKGESIDIREGAIVYDMSAMTSKELQEFYIALDGIILETFPETASRPNLIKRAAEYGIVPDEATYAVLKGEFNIDIPIGSRFSLGELNYVAIQRISPGIYEMECETSGIIGNTQFGSLIPIEYIDGLQTAELTELLIPGENEEETEVFRSRFFLTRKQIPYGGNRDDYYQKVLKIDGIGGVKSYRAPSGGGTVGITIIASDFSVPTPTLINETQTIIDPIPNNGEGLGVAPYGHRVTVKGVEEVVVDIAMKLVLSNATPGQLQPEVEAICEEYLLSLRKKWSENDILVVRKLQIEASAINISGIADITESTINGIDSNLILTRDQIPVLGVVTLSE, encoded by the coding sequence ATGTTTGAACATCAAACTTTTGAAACAATTACAGATCGTATGATTGCATTTGTCGAGGAATGGAAGCGTGAAAAAGGTGAATCCATAGACATACGTGAAGGTGCCATTGTCTATGATATGAGCGCTATGACCTCCAAGGAACTTCAAGAATTCTATATTGCGCTTGATGGCATTATCCTGGAGACATTCCCGGAAACAGCTTCAAGACCGAATCTAATTAAACGAGCAGCTGAGTATGGCATTGTTCCCGATGAAGCTACCTATGCAGTGTTAAAAGGCGAATTCAATATTGATATTCCAATTGGTTCAAGATTCTCGCTTGGTGAACTGAACTACGTTGCTATACAACGAATATCACCAGGGATTTATGAAATGGAGTGCGAAACATCCGGAATCATCGGCAATACGCAATTCGGCTCGCTCATTCCAATTGAATACATTGATGGCCTGCAAACCGCCGAATTAACCGAGCTACTCATTCCTGGTGAAAATGAAGAAGAAACCGAAGTATTTAGGAGCAGGTTCTTTCTGACTCGTAAACAGATTCCGTATGGCGGAAATCGAGATGATTATTATCAAAAGGTATTGAAAATCGATGGAATAGGGGGAGTGAAATCATACCGCGCTCCAAGCGGTGGAGGAACTGTTGGAATCACAATTATCGCTTCTGATTTCAGTGTACCAACTCCCACTCTTATCAATGAAACTCAAACGATTATAGATCCAATACCAAATAACGGCGAAGGCTTAGGAGTTGCGCCATATGGGCACCGAGTAACGGTTAAAGGCGTTGAAGAGGTCGTGGTAGATATCGCTATGAAGCTCGTTTTATCAAATGCAACTCCTGGACAACTCCAACCAGAAGTCGAAGCGATCTGTGAAGAATATCTTCTTTCTTTACGTAAGAAGTGGAGCGAGAATGACATCTTGGTTGTTCGTAAACTTCAAATTGAAGCAAGCGCAATCAATATTTCTGGAATAGCAGATATTACAGAATCGACGATTAATGGAATCGACTCGAATTTAATTTTAACTCGCGATCAGATTCCGGTTCTCGGGGTGGTGACTCTCAGTGAGTAA
- a CDS encoding DUF2634 domain-containing protein, which translates to MIPQQIENDGLELNFEEAQSPSRTYKIDLEKKRIIGYIDEREAVEQFIYKVLSTERYEYLIYSWNYGAEIAKLFGQPIPYVYSELKRLITEALTHDDRIESVDAFLFSHRKNKVSVSFTAHTIYGDIEASREVLVA; encoded by the coding sequence ATGATACCTCAACAAATTGAAAATGATGGGTTAGAACTTAATTTCGAAGAAGCTCAAAGTCCTTCTCGAACGTATAAAATCGACTTGGAAAAGAAGCGTATTATCGGCTATATCGATGAACGCGAAGCGGTCGAACAGTTTATTTATAAAGTCTTATCAACTGAGCGCTATGAGTATTTGATCTACAGTTGGAATTATGGAGCTGAGATCGCGAAACTGTTTGGCCAGCCGATTCCATATGTCTATTCGGAACTGAAACGACTTATAACGGAAGCATTAACACACGATGATCGCATCGAAAGTGTTGATGCTTTTTTGTTTAGTCACAGAAAAAACAAAGTGTCCGTGTCGTTCACTGCCCATACAATTTACGGCGACATTGAAGCTAGCAGGGAGGTGCTGGTTGCATAA
- a CDS encoding DUF2577 domain-containing protein: MVDILQSFNKSAKGVQRVSKPCDIVYGTVESVLPLKIRVDQKLLLEQEQLKLTRAVMDYEVDMTVDHLTENRSGGGGYAEFESHNHDYKGRKKFLIHNGLVDGDKVTMIRAHGGQQYLVIDKEVVE; this comes from the coding sequence ATGGTCGATATTCTCCAATCATTTAATAAAAGCGCTAAGGGTGTTCAAAGGGTTTCTAAACCCTGCGATATTGTCTATGGTACCGTCGAAAGTGTACTCCCATTAAAAATACGTGTGGACCAAAAACTTCTACTAGAACAGGAGCAACTTAAATTAACACGTGCAGTAATGGATTATGAGGTTGATATGACAGTTGATCACTTAACGGAAAATCGTTCCGGTGGCGGTGGTTATGCAGAATTTGAATCTCATAACCATGATTATAAAGGTCGAAAGAAGTTCCTGATTCATAATGGTTTAGTTGACGGAGACAAAGTAACAATGATTCGCGCTCACGGCGGCCAGCAATATCTTGTAATCGATAAAGAGGTGGTTGAATGA
- a CDS encoding XkdQ/YqbQ family protein → MSKSKLYILSRGRIFECAVEEGVVWETHRKNTPGKLTFNVVKDEVLGFHEGDAVRFDYDGHKIFFGFVFTKKRSNNRIISVTAYDQLRYLKYKDTYVYKNKTAAQLLKMIANDTKPNLKLGIIADTKYVIATRVEDNEEYFTMINYALDETIRNTGKMYVLYDDYGSLNLRDAKMLRTDILIDEESGETFEYTTSIDENTYNKIKLTRENKEKGTREIFIAQDSASASEWGVLQYTDKVEEKENGKAKADALLNLYNRKTRKLNINKVFGDIRMRGGATVGVQMYLGDLTVANFMMIETAKHTFKESDHRVDLKLIGGDFVA, encoded by the coding sequence TTGAGTAAATCAAAGCTTTACATTTTATCTCGTGGTCGCATATTTGAATGCGCCGTCGAGGAAGGTGTCGTTTGGGAGACTCATCGTAAAAATACACCCGGCAAACTGACATTCAACGTTGTGAAGGATGAAGTGCTAGGGTTTCATGAAGGGGATGCCGTCCGATTCGATTATGATGGACATAAAATTTTCTTCGGTTTCGTATTCACGAAAAAACGATCCAACAATCGGATCATCAGTGTGACTGCATATGACCAGTTGCGTTATTTGAAGTACAAAGACACCTACGTCTACAAAAATAAAACAGCTGCCCAATTGCTCAAGATGATCGCCAATGACACTAAACCTAACCTAAAGCTTGGAATTATCGCAGATACAAAGTACGTGATCGCTACACGCGTTGAGGATAATGAAGAGTACTTCACAATGATAAATTATGCTTTAGATGAAACTATAAGAAATACCGGCAAAATGTATGTTCTTTACGATGATTACGGATCACTGAATCTTAGGGACGCCAAGATGCTTCGGACCGATATTCTGATAGATGAAGAAAGCGGCGAAACGTTCGAGTACACTACTTCCATTGATGAAAATACGTATAACAAAATAAAGCTGACTCGTGAAAATAAGGAGAAGGGAACTCGTGAAATATTCATTGCTCAAGATAGTGCTTCGGCGAGCGAGTGGGGCGTTCTTCAATATACCGACAAAGTTGAAGAGAAGGAAAACGGTAAGGCGAAAGCAGATGCTTTACTAAATCTTTATAATCGAAAAACACGCAAACTGAATATCAACAAAGTTTTCGGGGATATACGTATGCGCGGAGGTGCTACTGTCGGGGTTCAAATGTACCTTGGCGATCTGACCGTAGCTAACTTCATGATGATTGAAACGGCCAAGCATACATTCAAAGAATCGGATCATAGAGTCGATTTGAAACTGATAGGCGGTGATTTTGTTGCGTGA
- a CDS encoding LysM peptidoglycan-binding domain-containing protein — protein MYNFFLDGVQFPIAPSEMNTRINNQNETIVLMNEGEVNVLKKPGLTDIEFEVLLPNVKHPFSTYPDGFQPATHYLEKLEQLKVGQEPFQFIVNRMMPSGDLLFDTNMSVSLEDYEIQEDAENGFDIVVAINLKQDRPYGTKRLKIETSTSNGGATRKATVEKQRPATSKKIPKSVTVKSGDTLWAIAKLELGDGSKYTELAKINNIANPNAIKVGQVIKLE, from the coding sequence ATGTATAACTTCTTTCTGGATGGTGTACAATTCCCGATTGCACCTTCTGAAATGAATACACGGATTAATAATCAAAACGAAACGATTGTCCTCATGAATGAGGGAGAAGTTAACGTATTGAAAAAGCCTGGTCTAACGGATATTGAGTTTGAAGTACTTCTTCCAAACGTCAAGCATCCGTTTTCTACTTACCCGGATGGATTTCAACCTGCAACCCACTATTTAGAAAAGTTGGAGCAGTTAAAAGTAGGTCAAGAACCATTTCAATTTATCGTCAATCGAATGATGCCAAGCGGGGATCTATTGTTTGATACAAATATGTCGGTATCTCTTGAGGATTATGAGATACAGGAGGATGCAGAAAACGGCTTCGACATTGTTGTGGCAATTAATTTAAAGCAAGACAGGCCATACGGTACAAAACGATTGAAAATCGAAACAAGCACATCGAACGGCGGTGCGACTAGGAAAGCGACTGTAGAAAAACAGCGCCCTGCCACCAGTAAAAAAATACCGAAGTCAGTAACGGTCAAAAGTGGAGACACACTTTGGGCGATTGCCAAACTGGAGTTGGGGGATGGATCAAAATATACCGAGCTCGCCAAAATTAATAACATTGCCAATCCAAATGCAATTAAAGTTGGGCAGGTGATCAAGCTTGAGTAA